DNA from Laspinema palackyanum D2c:
AATAAACCCCGTCGGCAACTCCGTCACCGAAGGCATTGGCAATAGTCGGATTACCAAAAACATGGAAGGTGTCCCCATTGATGATGCCATTCAAGTGGATGATCAAGAAGCAATTCGCGTCATTTATCAACTCCTCCAAAAAGATGGCTTATTTATGGGCGGATCCGTAGGCATTAACGTCGGTGCTGCCGTCGCTTTAGCCCAAGAAATGGGTCCGGGTCATACCTTGGTAACGGTCCTTTGTGATAGTGGACAACGCTATCAATCCCGGTTATACGATCGCCAGTGGTTAGCCTCCAAAGGACTATCCCCAGACTAAACTGAGAATTTCTTCAGCCCGTCTGTGAACCATTACCCCCAATGACTAGACTGGACCCAATCAGTAAAAGCAATCTGAACAATTAGGGTTGCTCATCTTTTACAAATTAAGAGGCTACCATCAGATGGAATCTAAGGTTCATCTCCCGTATTTTGACCGCCTTTTGGAACTATTAAAAGAGCAAAATCCAGCGGCGATCGCCGCATTTGGTCGTCACGTCCATTGGGGATACTGGGAAGACCCCAAGCGCGCCGATGGGACCCTTCCTGACTTTGCCAACGCGACTGAACAACTCTCCAGGAAGGTTTGCGATGCAGGAAACATCACCGACGGATTGAAAATTCTCGATTGTGGTTGTGGATTTGGCGGCACGATCGCCAGTCTCAACGAACGGTTTTCTAACTTAGAGATGGTGGGAGTCAATATCGACGAACGCCAACTCGAAAGGGCGCGATCGCAAGTCCAACCCCTCAACCACAATGCCATCTCCTTCGTCTGTGCCGATGCCTGCCAATTGCCCTTTGAAGATAACTCCTTTGATGTCGTCCTCGCCGTAGAATGTATCTTCCATTTTCCCAGTCGTGAGACCTTTTTTAAAGAAGCCCGCCGAGTATTAAAACCCGGGGGATATCTCGCCATCTGCGATTTTGTTCCTCTAAAATTTAGCCTCCCTATCACTAATTTTCTGGGTCAATTTTTAACATCTTCAATCGATAAAACCTACGGCACAGTCCAGAGTGATTTTTCCTTATCCACCTATCGGAACCTAGCTAAAAAGACCGGATTTGTAACGCGGATAGAAGAGGATATCACCCGCAATACCTTACCAACTTATCCCTTAGTCCGGAAACTCTTACGCGAGAATGGATCCGTCGAAACTGAAAAAATTACCGCCGGGGCCGAGTTCCTCGGTAAAATAGGGATTACCCGCTATTTAATTCTTTCCTTTGAGGCCATTGACCCCTAAACGAGTCCTAATCTGTACAAATCGTACCTGTAGAAAACAAGGTTCCCAAAAAGTCCTCGCCGCCTTTCAATCCTTACCCGTTGCTGATGTCACCCTTGAAAGTAGTAGCTGCTTGGGACAATGTGGAAATGGACCAATGGTCCTCATCCTCCCTGAAGAAATCTGGTATTCCCAGGTGCAACCCGATGAAGTGAAAACCGTAGTCGAAAAACATCTCCAAGGCGGCATTCCCGTTAAGGGAATGCTATACCCCAAGTTTCACCCTCATTAAGGGAAAAACACGGATTGGTCATTGGTCCATTGTCATTTATCATTTGGATTGTTGACCCAGGACTAAGGACCAATGAGCCATCATCCTAAATACTGTCTCAATACAGGTGAAATCCGATAAAGACGATCAGTTTTTTCTATCCAACAACGACGGCAAAGAGATTGTAGGATATCCAGTAAATCTGAAGAGGGCATCGGGGCAATTTCTAATAATTTGACAAGGGCGATCGGCTCATCTTCTTTAGCTAACAGAGATAAAAGTTGCTTTTCGGGTTCCGATAGCCAAGCCAACGGTTGCTGTAAAATATCTTTCAAATCTTGGGGAAATAATAACGGCTGATTTTGTAATACCTGTGTCACAGTTAAGCCTAAATCAGCCATAAAATTCGCTACAGTTTTTAACCACAAGGGGTTACCTTGATAATGGTTAATGAATCGTGAGCCGTTTTCTTCCGGTTCTAATCCTTGTTCGGCGATAATTTGGTTAGCGGATACACTGTCTAACCCGGTCAAGATTAAGTTAGGAGCATTTGGGTGTTTAACCTGAGCAATTTCTCTCGGGGCTTCCCAACCAATCAAGAGAAAACAGCTTTGATGCGATCGGTCTTTAATTTGTTTAAAGAAACTGCGATAATCCTCATAACCCACTTGATACTGACCAGCCAATTCTTCCCGCCTAAACAGGTAATGGATATCATCTAAAATAATTAAACAGCGATGGTTTTGTAAATATTTAATCAGGGGTGGCGATGAAGTTTGATTATCCCCCTCGGTAAAACAATCGGTTAAATTGGTTTGCAATTGAGCAACAGTCGGGCAAGTTTCCAGACTACGCCAAATCACATATTCAAATTCATACTTAATTTCTTCTACAAGTTTTATCCCCAGGGCTGTTTTCCCCACCCCTATCATGCCAATAATGGCTAAAAATTGTGCCTTTTCTCTGAGGATTGATATTTTGATGCGTTCCAGTTCAGCAGTACGATTATAGAAACTCCCTAACTTCGGCATTTCACTTAGATCGTGATGAAAATTTGCGGTTTGTTGCCGGTTAGATGTTGCTCGATTTTGCGGGTTTTGATTGGGTATATCTGGGGGGTGTCTGGCTTCTCCACAAAAGTTAATGCTACCCGCTTGAACATGATCTTGTACAACATTTGAAAATAAGGATATTTGTAGCCTCTCCATTGTCGAGCGAAAATTGGATTTAGTGACTTCCTCCTCTAACTCTTTTGAAAGTGTCTGCCATAATTTTGCTCCTACATCCCGAACATAACTCTCATTACAGTGCTTCTCCTGAGCAATTTCGCTGTATTTCTTGCCTTGCAGAGTTCCCCGTGCGATCGCCTGTTGCAAATCATCAAGATGTTGCCCCGTCTTAGCAAACACCAGAGCATCAGCGAGTTTTAACACTTCCTCAAGATTCATACAGTCGGGTATATTTCGTGATTTTCCGTATTATACCCAACATTTCCCAGCATTTCACAACAAATTCTGGCATTTTTCAACATTTTTGACGCGATAGAGTTGGAATTGCCGACAAAACGACTAGCAAAATTAAGCATTTTAGCCTAGGCAAATATTTTAAAGTGGAGAGATAATCATGCTAGTAATACTTCTATAGGAGATTAGAGCGTGCTTGTCCATCTAGTCAAATCAATGAGCCGTAGTAATAGATTGAAAAAAATTTATCTAAGCCTGCTTTTGTGTTCAATGGTTTTACCTATTGCCGCTATTGGGCAAGCGTCTCCCAACTATCAAGAACGAGATGGAATATATGGCGAAATAAAATTTGCTGAATTTTGTAATATACCCAACGGTTTAAGAGCAAGAGTTGTTGCTGAAGCGGGTAGTAGAGACTCCAGAGTTTCAAGTGTCGAATTTAAAATTTACTCAAGATATGCTTATGAAGTGAATTTGTGGGGACAAACAGTTGTTCATGTTACGGGTGAAAACTGGCGACCTCTAGGAGTTCTAGGTCCTCGCAATAATACCAGAGATGGTGATAGAAGATTCTATGATTCAGGACCAATGACAGGTCCACTACAGTCAGTTGTTCACTCCCCAATCAAGTTTGCGATTCATGTCAATCATAGTAGAGGTACGACAATCGATCTAGGGGGCATTGTTGATATGGGAGTAATTGAACCAGGACAGTGTAGAATATATGATGATGGTAATTTCAGATAAATTTATTTTGATGGTGATTAACTGAATTATCATCAAAATAAAAGTTGGTAGTAGGGGCGTTATTTGGGTCAAAATTTAGGCTAAAATTAATTATTTTTATTCCCGATTAGACGCACCTTCCTGTATCACAATTGGTGCATCTAGTCGGATTTATAAATATCTGTAAAAGCTTAATTTTTTGGGTCGCCTAACGTACCCTAAAAATCCAGAAAATCACCCAAGAAAAATGGCTTTCATGAAAATTTTCGTTGCGTGGTATAAATTGTCTGAAGAACCCCGATTCTTTGAAG
Protein-coding regions in this window:
- a CDS encoding (2Fe-2S) ferredoxin domain-containing protein; amino-acid sequence: MTPKRVLICTNRTCRKQGSQKVLAAFQSLPVADVTLESSSCLGQCGNGPMVLILPEEIWYSQVQPDEVKTVVEKHLQGGIPVKGMLYPKFHPH
- a CDS encoding NB-ARC domain-containing protein → MNLEEVLKLADALVFAKTGQHLDDLQQAIARGTLQGKKYSEIAQEKHCNESYVRDVGAKLWQTLSKELEEEVTKSNFRSTMERLQISLFSNVVQDHVQAGSINFCGEARHPPDIPNQNPQNRATSNRQQTANFHHDLSEMPKLGSFYNRTAELERIKISILREKAQFLAIIGMIGVGKTALGIKLVEEIKYEFEYVIWRSLETCPTVAQLQTNLTDCFTEGDNQTSSPPLIKYLQNHRCLIILDDIHYLFRREELAGQYQVGYEDYRSFFKQIKDRSHQSCFLLIGWEAPREIAQVKHPNAPNLILTGLDSVSANQIIAEQGLEPEENGSRFINHYQGNPLWLKTVANFMADLGLTVTQVLQNQPLLFPQDLKDILQQPLAWLSEPEKQLLSLLAKEDEPIALVKLLEIAPMPSSDLLDILQSLCRRCWIEKTDRLYRISPVLRQYLG
- a CDS encoding class I SAM-dependent methyltransferase, which translates into the protein MESKVHLPYFDRLLELLKEQNPAAIAAFGRHVHWGYWEDPKRADGTLPDFANATEQLSRKVCDAGNITDGLKILDCGCGFGGTIASLNERFSNLEMVGVNIDERQLERARSQVQPLNHNAISFVCADACQLPFEDNSFDVVLAVECIFHFPSRETFFKEARRVLKPGGYLAICDFVPLKFSLPITNFLGQFLTSSIDKTYGTVQSDFSLSTYRNLAKKTGFVTRIEEDITRNTLPTYPLVRKLLRENGSVETEKITAGAEFLGKIGITRYLILSFEAIDP